One Rhodococcus sp. P1Y DNA window includes the following coding sequences:
- a CDS encoding IclR family transcriptional regulator: protein MSQSVERAVEILEFVAIAPRTQSEIAAHLDVHRSTALRVLQTLTDYGLTRKRDDGKYSVGYRLAGLANAAREQFDFANVARPYLVGLGELCSHTIHLAALEGRRIIYVDKIEQPGMIKLFSQIGASVCLHTAGVSKAILAFQTPDVVDSVMAAADYDKHTSTTITSRARFDSELAVVAERGWSVDDAEYEDYVNCVAMPVRDASNRVVAAVSITALKGRADLSALELLLPDLRAVTDNVSKELGWRP, encoded by the coding sequence CTGGAGTTCGTTGCCATCGCACCGCGGACTCAGAGCGAGATCGCAGCTCATCTGGATGTACACCGGTCTACAGCTCTTCGCGTTCTTCAGACGCTCACCGACTACGGGCTCACACGTAAACGCGACGACGGCAAGTACAGCGTCGGGTATCGCCTTGCCGGCCTTGCCAACGCGGCGCGCGAGCAGTTCGACTTCGCCAACGTCGCCAGGCCCTACCTCGTAGGGCTGGGTGAACTGTGCTCTCACACCATCCACCTGGCGGCCTTGGAGGGGCGACGGATCATCTACGTCGACAAGATCGAACAGCCGGGCATGATCAAGCTGTTCTCACAGATCGGTGCATCGGTGTGTTTGCATACAGCCGGAGTCAGCAAAGCGATTCTCGCCTTTCAGACTCCCGATGTGGTCGACTCCGTCATGGCCGCAGCGGATTACGACAAGCACACATCGACGACCATCACCTCCCGCGCACGCTTCGACTCCGAACTCGCGGTCGTCGCCGAACGCGGGTGGTCCGTCGACGACGCCGAATACGAGGACTACGTCAACTGCGTTGCGATGCCGGTCCGCGACGCGAGCAATCGTGTCGTGGCCGCCGTGTCCATTACCGCCCTCAAGGGTCGCGCCGATCTCTCGGCCCTCGAACTACTGCTGCCCGATCTACGCGCAGTGACCGACAACGTATCGAAGGAGCTCGGATGGAGACCATGA